The DNA window AATCGCTTCCACGCGAAATACGACCTGCTGCTGACGCCGTCGCTGCCGATCCCGGCCTTCACGGCGGGCCAGGAAGTGCCGGATGGCTGGCCGCATGAACGCTGGCCGACATGGACGCCGTTCACCTATCCCTTCAACATGACGGGACAGCCGGCCTGCAGCGTGCCCTGCGGCTTTACGCAGGACGGGCTGCCGATCGGCATCCAGCTGGTTGGTGCACGACATCGCGACGACCTGGTGTTGCGCGCCGCGAACACCTACCAGAAAGCGAACCCCCTCACCCACATCCGCCCCAAGCTGCTGGGCTGATCGAAATACGGAGTGACGCAATGATCGACTCTCCACTACTGAAGAACCTGACGGGTTACATCAATGGCGAATGGGTTGGCGCCGATTCCGGCGACACCCTGGACGTGCACAATCCGGCGAATGGCGAAAAGCTCGCCTCGGTCGCTTCCATGGGCAAGGCCGAGACACTGCGGGCGGTCGAAGCCGCGCATGCGACGCGTTTCGATGTCGCGAGTATCGAGCAACGCAAGGAATGGTTGCAAAAGACCGCGGATGCCCTGCGCGCAAACAAGGAAGAGATCGGTCGCATTCTCTGCCTGGAACACGGCAAGCCCTGGAAGGAAGCGCAAGGTGAAGTGGATTACGCCGCCGCGTTTTTCGATTTCGCGGCCGAGAATGTCGAGGCGCTGAAGCCGCACAAGGTTGGCAAGACGCTGCGCCCGGGTGACTGGACGGTGCATTACCGCCCCGCCGGTGTGGCTGCCCTGCTCACCCCCTGGAATTTCCCCATCGGCATGATCGCCAAGAAGCTTTGTGCGTCGATGGCCGCGGATTGCCCCAGCGTCATCAAGCCATCCTCCAAGACGCCGCTGACCATGATTGCGCTGTTCACGATCCTGGATCGCGACGTCAAGCTGCCCAAGGGCAAGGTGAATCTCGTCATGGGACCTGCCGGCGAGATCGGCGATGCGCTGTGCGAGGATCCGCGTGTGACGGTGCTGTCTTTCACGGGCTCGACTGGTGTGGGCAAGAAGTTGATCGAGAACACGGTCGACCAGGTCAAGCGCCTGACGCTGGAACTCGGTGGTAACGCGCCCTACATCGTGTTCAAGGATGCCGATCTCGATTCGGCGGCCGATAACCTGATCGCCAACAAGTTCCGTGGCGGTGGCCAGACCTGTGTCTGTGCCAATCGCATTCTCGTGCACAAGGATGTCGCGCAGGCCTTCGGCGAGAAGGTCATCGAGCGCGTGAAGGACATGAAGGTTGGCGATGGCATGGAGGAAGACACCGACATGGGGCCACTGATCGATCGCAACGGCTACGAGAAGGTACGCCGGCATGTGAAGGATGCGCTCGACAAGGGCGCCGAGCACATGTTCGGCGAGGACCCCGGCCCTATCGACAACGACTGGGGCGGCTTCCACGGCCCGGTCATCATTCGCAAGGTGACCCGCGAGATGGAATGCGCGCGCGACGAGACCTTCGGCCCGCTGGTGCCGATGCTGGAATTCGAAACGGAAGACGAAGCTGTCGAGATCGCCAACGATACCGAGTTCGGCCTCGCCTCCTATCTGTTCACGGCCGACGATGCACTCGCCGAGCGCGTGATCGCGAAGCTGCACTTCGGCCATGTCGGCTGGAATACCGGCACCGGCCCGACGCCGGAAGCGCCGTTCGGCGGCATGCTGCAATCCGGCTACGGTCGCGAAGGTGGCCTGGAAGGCCTGTTCGACTTTGTCGAAGCACAGGCGGTGCCGAAGGGCTGATGTTTTTCCCGGGCATGAAAAAGGCCGCCTGATGGCGGCCTTTTTCATGGATGCTTTGGTGAAACCCTGACGCGGATGTTGCCGTCGCCTTGCTGTTGCCTCGCCCAGCTGTCGTCCTTCAGGTCATGCCAGGTCAGTTTCTTGTGGTCATCGACCAGCGAGTCGATCTCACCAGCAACGGCTGGATGCCTGCGTTTAGCCCACTGGAACTCCAACCAGTAGCGTAATGACTGGATGGCACTGATCGGCGGACCGATCCGTTGCTTGCTCAGCAGCTGAAGCCGGTAAAGGGGGCGGAATACCGTCCACTGCTCTGCTGTAAAGCAGATCGAGGACGCATCGCTTCCGCTTGCGTAATCGCTGGCTGCGACCTCTTCGCTCATTGTTTCCTGTTCCTGGTCTACTTCGTCGCCTTGAGTGCGTCGGCAAACACATCGACCGCCTGGTCGACCTGATCCTGCGTGACAATGAGCGGCGGGATCCAGCGCACCACCTGGCCGCCGTAAGCACCGCAACGAATCAGCAAGAGATCACGTTCCTCGCAGGCTTTCAGCAGTGCCGCGGTTCGGTCGCCGTCCGGCTTGCCTTGACTGTCGACAATGTAGGTGCCCTGCATCAGGCCGATACCACGCACGTCGGCAATTTCCTTGTGATCGCGCTGCAGGTCTTCCAGGCGCGTACGGAGGTAAGTGCCCTGTTTTGCGGCATTCTCGACCAGGCCTTCTTCCTCGATCACGTCCAGCGTGGCGAGCGAGGCGGCGCATGCCACGGCATTGCCGCCGTAGGTGCCACCCTGCGAACCGGGCCAGCCTTTCTCCATGATCTTTGCCGGTGCGGCCATGGCAGAGAGCGGGAAGCCGCTGGCCATGCCTTTCGCCGTGATCAGGATGTCCGGCTCGGCGCCAAAGTGCTCGTGCGACCAGTACTTGCCGGTGCGACCGTTGCCGGCCTGCACTTCGTCGAACACCAGCAGGATGCCGTGCTTGTCGCAGCGTTCGCGCAGGCCCTGCATGAACTTGGTGTTTGCTGGCACGTAACCCGACTCGCCCTGCACAGGTTCGATCAGCATCGCCGCGGTTTCGCTCGGCACGCTGTAAGTGGCCAGGATGTGATCGAGCTCCTTGAGGCAGAAATCGGCGCAGGCCTCTTCATCCATGCCGTACCAGAAGGTGTCCGGGAACGGGGCAACGGCCACGCCGCCCATCATTGGTTGCAGGCCGGCGCGAATGCCGGCGCTGGAAGTGGTCAAGGACAGCGAGCCCATGGTGCGGCCATGGAAGCCGCCGCGGAACACGATCATGTTCGGTTTGCCAGTGGCATGGCGGCAGAGTCGCAGTGCCGTTTCGACCGCTTCGGTGCCGGCATTGGAAAAGAACACGCGATCGATATCGCCCGGCATCATCTCGGCGAGTCGATCGGCGAGCTTCATGATGGGTTCGTGCTTCACGATGGCGTACTGGCCATGCACCAGCTTGCCGACCTGATCCTTTGCGGCTTCGACCACTTTCGGATGGCAGTGGCCGGTGCTCAGTACGCCGATACCGGAGGTGAAATCCAGGTACTTGCGACCGTCCGTGTCGAACAGGTAGCAGCCCTCGCCGTGCGATGCGGTGATGGACGTCGATTGCTTCAGCAAGGGAGAAAGCCCGGATGCACCCTTCAACTTGGAAATGAAGTCGCCAATCATGTGTAACCCCCTTGATTACGTGTGCGTTCGAATCTTTCCCCTACCCTGCATGGGCAGAATGCCGCTTGCAAGGGAATGGGAGCGCTTATGACAGTCGTTGGCGGATGCTGGCGCCCACTTCGCTGCACTTCCGGCCCTTGACGCCGTGCTCGGCCATGTCGCTTTCGACTGCGGCACGCAAGGCGCGGCCGGCAGCCGCCGCCTTGTCATCTTCTTCGCCCATCCAGTCGAGCATCATCGCGGCAGTCAGCAGCATCGCTTGCGGTCCGGCAAGGTCCTGGCCGGCTATGTCCGGTGCGCTGCCATGGGTCGGCTCGAACATTGGTGGCTTGGAACGGTCGGAGGGATTGATGTTGGATGACGGTGCCACACCCATGCCGCCGGAAAGGACGGCCGCAAGGTCCGTGAGAATGTCGCCTTGCAGGTTGCTGGCTACCACGACATCGAACTGCCATGGGCACATCACGAACTTCATGCAGGCGGCATCGACCAGCTCGTGGTGCGTGGCGATATCCGGGTAATCCTGTGCGATTTCGGCAAACACCTCGGTATACAACTCGCCCCAGTGTGCCAGGGCATTGCGCTTGGTGATCAGGCAGACCTGGGCGTGTGCGGTACTGCCGTCCGGCGACTTGAATTCACGCTGCCTGCGCAGGCCTTGCGCACGCTCGGCGGCACGTTGCCTGGCGCGCTCGAAGCCATGGCGGATGATCCGTTCCGTGCCGCGGCGGGTGAAAATGCCGGTCTGGCTGGCAATCTCGTCCGGTCGGCCCTGCGCCACGCGGCCACCCTCGCCCACGTATTCCCCTTCGCTGTTCTCGCGCACGACCAGCATGTCGATGTCTTCCGCGCGGGGATCTGCCAGGTATTGCGGCGCGCCTTCAAGGCGCTGCGCCGGTCTTTCGCAGGCCCATTGGTCGAATCCCTTGCGGATGTGCAGCAGCGGCGACAGCGACAGGCCGTCGGTCAGGACATAGCGGTCGGGGTTGCTGGTCGGACCAGGGTCGCCCAGCGCGCCCAGCAGGATGGTATCGAACTTCCCGAGTTGCTCGCGCCAGTCTTTCGGCCAGAGCTCGCCATGCTGCTCGTGCCAGGCGGTGGAAGGCCAGTCGAAGGATTGATGCGACAGGTCGAGCTCATGCTGCCTGGCCAGTGCGTCCAGCGCCTGCATGGTTTCATGCATGACTTCCGGGCCGATACCGTCGCCCGGGAGTACCGCGATATTCCAGCGTGTTCGTTTCTGCATGTCCCTGCTCTATTGAAACGTACTCACCATGATGGACAGGCGGTTTTGAAAACGCAAAGACCGGCTGTACGCTTTTGCGGACATGCCGGTCTTTCGAGTGCGAAATGGTCTTTCGGGTTAGATGATCTTCAGTCGTGTTGCCAGCTTTGCGATGCCGATACCGACGATCACGGCAGCCACGAAGGCAAAGACTTCCATTTTGCCGGTGCCGAGGGCGGGCAGCGCGGCGCCCGGGCAGAAACCGGCTATACCCCAGCCGATACCGAAGATTGCCGAGCCGCCAATCAGCCGCTTGTCGATGTGCTTCGTGTCGGGCAACCGGAAGGAAAGATCGAAGACCGGACGATCACGTTTGAAAATCAGCGGATAGGCAATGACGGTCACCAGCAGGCCGCCGCCCATGACAAAGGCCAGCGACAGGTCCCAGGTGCCTGCAATGTCGAAGAAGTTCAGCACCTTGGCCGGGTTGATCATCCCGGAGATGGCGATGCCGATGCCGAACAGCAGGCCGGTCAGGAACAGCCAGAGGTAGCGCATCACCAGCCCCCCGTCACGTGGCGAATGAGGTAGACCGTCACTGCAGCTGTTGTCATGAAGGTCAGCACGGCAAGAATCGAGCGGCGCGAAAATCGCGCCATGCCGCAGACGCCATGGCCCGACGTGCAACCGGAGCCAACGCTGGCGCCGAATCCCACCAGCACCCCGCCGACAATGATCATCGGCAGGCTGACGGGAATGTCGATGACAG is part of the Gammaproteobacteria bacterium genome and encodes:
- a CDS encoding NAD-dependent succinate-semialdehyde dehydrogenase — protein: MIDSPLLKNLTGYINGEWVGADSGDTLDVHNPANGEKLASVASMGKAETLRAVEAAHATRFDVASIEQRKEWLQKTADALRANKEEIGRILCLEHGKPWKEAQGEVDYAAAFFDFAAENVEALKPHKVGKTLRPGDWTVHYRPAGVAALLTPWNFPIGMIAKKLCASMAADCPSVIKPSSKTPLTMIALFTILDRDVKLPKGKVNLVMGPAGEIGDALCEDPRVTVLSFTGSTGVGKKLIENTVDQVKRLTLELGGNAPYIVFKDADLDSAADNLIANKFRGGGQTCVCANRILVHKDVAQAFGEKVIERVKDMKVGDGMEEDTDMGPLIDRNGYEKVRRHVKDALDKGAEHMFGEDPGPIDNDWGGFHGPVIIRKVTREMECARDETFGPLVPMLEFETEDEAVEIANDTEFGLASYLFTADDALAERVIAKLHFGHVGWNTGTGPTPEAPFGGMLQSGYGREGGLEGLFDFVEAQAVPKG
- a CDS encoding aminotransferase class III-fold pyridoxal phosphate-dependent enzyme is translated as MIGDFISKLKGASGLSPLLKQSTSITASHGEGCYLFDTDGRKYLDFTSGIGVLSTGHCHPKVVEAAKDQVGKLVHGQYAIVKHEPIMKLADRLAEMMPGDIDRVFFSNAGTEAVETALRLCRHATGKPNMIVFRGGFHGRTMGSLSLTTSSAGIRAGLQPMMGGVAVAPFPDTFWYGMDEEACADFCLKELDHILATYSVPSETAAMLIEPVQGESGYVPANTKFMQGLRERCDKHGILLVFDEVQAGNGRTGKYWSHEHFGAEPDILITAKGMASGFPLSAMAAPAKIMEKGWPGSQGGTYGGNAVACAASLATLDVIEEEGLVENAAKQGTYLRTRLEDLQRDHKEIADVRGIGLMQGTYIVDSQGKPDGDRTAALLKACEERDLLLIRCGAYGGQVVRWIPPLIVTQDQVDQAVDVFADALKATK
- a CDS encoding DUF6691 family protein — its product is MRYLWLFLTGLLFGIGIAISGMINPAKVLNFFDIAGTWDLSLAFVMGGGLLVTVIAYPLIFKRDRPVFDLSFRLPDTKHIDKRLIGGSAIFGIGWGIAGFCPGAALPALGTGKMEVFAFVAAVIVGIGIAKLATRLKII
- a CDS encoding isocitrate/isopropylmalate family dehydrogenase, producing MQKRTRWNIAVLPGDGIGPEVMHETMQALDALARQHELDLSHQSFDWPSTAWHEQHGELWPKDWREQLGKFDTILLGALGDPGPTSNPDRYVLTDGLSLSPLLHIRKGFDQWACERPAQRLEGAPQYLADPRAEDIDMLVVRENSEGEYVGEGGRVAQGRPDEIASQTGIFTRRGTERIIRHGFERARQRAAERAQGLRRQREFKSPDGSTAHAQVCLITKRNALAHWGELYTEVFAEIAQDYPDIATHHELVDAACMKFVMCPWQFDVVVASNLQGDILTDLAAVLSGGMGVAPSSNINPSDRSKPPMFEPTHGSAPDIAGQDLAGPQAMLLTAAMMLDWMGEEDDKAAAAGRALRAAVESDMAEHGVKGRKCSEVGASIRQRLS
- a CDS encoding amidase family protein, with the protein product NRFHAKYDLLLTPSLPIPAFTAGQEVPDGWPHERWPTWTPFTYPFNMTGQPACSVPCGFTQDGLPIGIQLVGARHRDDLVLRAANTYQKANPLTHIRPKLLG